One part of the Georgfuchsia toluolica genome encodes these proteins:
- a CDS encoding cobalamin-binding protein, whose amino-acid sequence MAFFRSFLIAAALLSLSTGAHADIVVKDDSGAEVHLRQPAQRVIALSPHIAETLMAAGAGERLVGSVQFSDYPAAVKKVPRIGSYARLDMEAIVALKPDLVIGWQSGNTPAHIEKIRQLGIPVYLSQPNRIEDVAHDLESYGQLMGNEAGARAAAAFRARLAALRERYSNQPRLRIFYQVWKEPLMTVGNTQIISDAIRLCGGENVFGQLRQMAPTVTVEAVLAANPEVIVASGMDEARPEWLDDWRRWPQLTAVARDNLYFIPPDIIQRHTPRLLDGTEMLCRHLETARGKRPSAKGDGK is encoded by the coding sequence ATGGCCTTTTTCCGATCCTTCCTGATTGCTGCAGCGCTACTGTCCCTCAGCACTGGCGCGCATGCCGATATCGTCGTGAAAGACGATAGCGGCGCCGAGGTGCATCTCAGGCAGCCCGCGCAGCGCGTGATAGCACTTTCCCCGCATATTGCGGAAACGCTGATGGCGGCAGGCGCCGGCGAACGGCTGGTGGGCAGCGTGCAATTCAGCGACTACCCAGCGGCGGTGAAGAAAGTTCCGCGCATCGGCAGCTATGCGCGCCTCGACATGGAGGCCATCGTTGCGCTCAAACCCGATCTGGTGATCGGATGGCAAAGCGGCAACACGCCGGCGCACATCGAAAAAATCCGTCAGCTTGGCATCCCGGTCTACCTCTCGCAACCGAATCGCATTGAGGACGTCGCGCATGACCTCGAAAGTTATGGCCAGCTCATGGGCAATGAAGCAGGCGCGCGAGCGGCGGCGGCATTTCGTGCGCGCCTCGCGGCGCTGCGCGAACGCTACTCGAACCAGCCCAGGCTGCGCATTTTTTACCAGGTATGGAAAGAACCGCTGATGACCGTGGGCAACACGCAGATCATCAGCGATGCGATCCGTCTTTGCGGCGGCGAGAACGTTTTCGGCCAGCTGCGGCAAATGGCGCCTACCGTGACGGTGGAAGCCGTGCTCGCGGCTAATCCGGAAGTCATAGTCGCCAGCGGCATGGACGAGGCGCGGCCGGAATGGCTCGATGACTGGCGGCGCTGGCCGCAGCTCACGGCAGTCGCGCGCGACAACCTCTACTTCATTCCCCCCGACATCATCCAGCGCCACACGCCGCGCCTGCTCGACGGCACGGAAATGCTCTGCCGGCATCTTGAAACCGCGCGCGGCAAGCGACCCTCCGCGAAGGGAGACGGGAAATGA
- a CDS encoding cobyric acid synthase, which yields MVQGCTSDAGKSTLVAALCRILKRRGVCVAPFKPQNMALNSAVTEDGGEIGRAQALQALAAGLAPRIDFNPVLLKPATDKRAQIIIHGRAIDTLDAVAYHDYKRVAMGAVMESWQRLTTQYDCVIVEGAGSPAEINLRDRDIANMGFAELADVPVILIADIDRGGVFAHFVGTLDLLSASEQARVKGFVINRFRGDIALLEPGLRWLEERTGKPVLGVLPYLHGLFLDAEDAIATHAETKPDASLKAVALAYPRCSNHNDLDPLRLHPEVDFHWIGPGQPIPSCDLIVLPGSKAVQADLHWLRAQGWHNAIERHLRYGGKLIGLCGGYQMLGRALHDPNGIEGAPASSAGLGLLDCETTLDDEKQLHNVSGRLAFDGAPAMTGYEIHMGVTQGPALERPAVRLSDGRSDGAISADGQIFGSYCHGLFDHPEALAALLEWAGAKPAAHIDFAARREQDIERLADAVEAAIDWGKLKLPGFY from the coding sequence ATGGTTCAGGGATGTACTTCGGACGCCGGCAAGAGCACGCTGGTCGCGGCGCTGTGCCGCATTCTCAAGCGGCGCGGCGTGTGCGTGGCGCCGTTCAAGCCGCAGAACATGGCGCTCAACTCGGCGGTCACGGAAGACGGCGGCGAGATCGGCCGCGCCCAGGCGCTGCAGGCGCTGGCCGCGGGACTGGCGCCGCGCATCGACTTCAACCCGGTGCTGCTGAAACCCGCCACCGACAAGCGCGCGCAAATCATCATCCACGGCCGGGCCATCGATACGCTCGATGCCGTCGCCTATCACGACTACAAGCGCGTCGCGATGGGGGCGGTGATGGAGTCGTGGCAACGCCTCACGACGCAATATGATTGCGTGATCGTCGAAGGCGCGGGCAGCCCGGCCGAGATCAACCTGCGCGACCGCGACATCGCCAACATGGGCTTCGCCGAACTCGCCGATGTGCCCGTGATCCTGATCGCCGACATCGACCGCGGTGGGGTCTTTGCGCATTTTGTCGGCACACTCGACCTGCTCTCTGCTTCGGAGCAGGCGCGCGTCAAGGGCTTCGTCATCAACCGCTTTCGCGGCGATATCGCGCTACTTGAACCGGGCTTGCGCTGGCTCGAAGAACGCACCGGCAAGCCGGTGCTGGGCGTGCTGCCCTATCTGCACGGCCTGTTCCTTGATGCCGAAGATGCCATTGCCACCCATGCCGAGACAAAACCGGACGCCAGCCTCAAGGCTGTCGCGCTGGCCTATCCGCGCTGTTCCAACCACAACGATCTCGATCCGCTGCGCCTGCACCCCGAAGTCGATTTCCACTGGATCGGGCCGGGACAACCAATTCCATCCTGCGACCTGATCGTGCTGCCTGGTTCGAAGGCGGTGCAGGCAGACTTGCACTGGCTGCGCGCGCAGGGCTGGCACAATGCCATAGAGCGGCATCTGCGCTACGGCGGCAAGCTGATCGGCCTGTGCGGCGGTTACCAGATGCTCGGCCGCGCGCTGCATGACCCGAATGGCATCGAAGGCGCGCCGGCCAGCAGCGCCGGGCTGGGCCTGCTCGATTGCGAAACCACGCTCGACGACGAGAAGCAACTGCACAACGTCAGCGGCAGGCTTGCCTTCGATGGTGCACCGGCGATGACGGGCTATGAAATCCACATGGGCGTGACGCAGGGCCCGGCGCTGGAACGTCCTGCCGTGCGGCTATCCGACGGGCGCAGTGACGGCGCGATTTCGGCAGACGGACAAATCTTCGGCAGTTATTGCCACGGCCTTTTTGACCACCCCGAGGCGCTTGCGGCGCTGCTCGAATGGGCCGGCGCAAAACCGGCGGCGCACATAGATTTCGCCGCGCGACGCGAACAGGATATCGAGCGCCTGGCCGATGCGGTGGAAGCAGCAATCGATTGGGGCAAGCTCAAACTACCGGGGTTTTATTGA
- a CDS encoding phage holin family protein — protein MFNTFIPFLVQWLITSLSLWVSSYVFTGIRFDSTQALVVSALLLGFANAIVKPLLILLTLPLTLVTFGLFLLVINALMILLVSSLVKGFTVSGFWTAFFASIFISVLSFLIGAFFSGNGKPPLQPPQGGVWL, from the coding sequence ATGTTCAACACATTTATTCCCTTCCTGGTCCAGTGGCTGATCACCTCGCTGTCGCTATGGGTCAGCAGTTACGTCTTCACCGGCATCCGGTTTGACAGCACGCAGGCGCTGGTCGTTTCCGCCCTGCTGCTCGGCTTTGCCAATGCCATCGTCAAGCCATTACTGATTCTTCTCACCCTGCCGCTGACGCTGGTGACCTTCGGCCTGTTCCTGCTCGTGATCAATGCGCTGATGATCCTGCTTGTGTCGTCGCTGGTGAAGGGTTTCACAGTGTCCGGTTTCTGGACCGCCTTTTTCGCCAGCATTTTCATTTCGGTGCTGAGCTTCCTGATCGGCGCTTTCTTCAGCGGCAACGGCAAGCCGCCGCTGCAACCGCCGCAGGGCGGCGTCTGGCTCTAG